From the Hylaeus volcanicus isolate JK05 chromosome 4, UHH_iyHylVolc1.0_haploid, whole genome shotgun sequence genome, one window contains:
- the LOC128874920 gene encoding uncharacterized protein LOC128874920 isoform X2 has product MDNNRPGPSGIKRRVLVFPPVNNYRRYIIHQLVQDRFDDLRTFSIGQGSARRTVVCYKSDVIRDPKLNGVQCKPNAKVIDTLLEMGVEGRRSPSASPERVRVQRQVKSVPAVEIYRPPAARRARNELHMSTDQAQVQSSTDSSSTAKSTRQKRPDRAVYVPRHRRSLDTEGSPQPVESSRTSRTVKESSTSSSASHGQPKTNLNLKEPDSGLQTSVDSAKKKSNTCIDKCQDNLDSLHEDTLHTDSKDTISVNVPVAETCNEEKSEQLNSINEDVPNESDCYTGSGIEYERTDAFQSQTVKEEEMSNDSSENKNSLVSVETYVHNEININEEVERSDNYKDNVVIISTSNNNKINEELSNNDEITNKKNTEMIHSNMVSDVLIISDVVKKEPQSVVKEVVPVSVTPPEKKVKKIERQKSKPAPPPSPPVKKINRDECDWDSLFDDNGDCLDPTLIEELSSAVGDVVIEQPKSDYKSYTKHIEVSSDEFAHVVEIYNFPSEFKTSDLATVFSSFKNGGFELKWVDDTHCLGVFSSPLVAAEVLASDHPFVKTRPLSEATALSKTKARRSAEFLQPYRSRPETCAALARRLVTGALGVKLATARQEREHEKNVLREAKEKRRLANKQRDDVWEGIIPEK; this is encoded by the exons ATGGATAATAACCGACCGGGACCTTCGGGCATCAAACGCAG GGTACTCGTCTTTCCACCTGTAAACAACTATCGGAGGTACATCATACACCAGCTGGTGCAGGATCGTTTCGACGATCTGCGCACGTTCTCCATTGGCCAGGGATCGGCCAGACGTACCGTCGTGTGCTACAAAAGTGACGTGATAAG GGATCCCAAATTGAATGGTGTGCAGTGTAAACCGAACGCGAAAGTCATTGATACGCTGTTGGAGATGGGCGTTGAAGGAAGGCGGTCGCCCTCCGCTTCGCCAGAACGTGTACGAGTTCAAAGACAAG TAAAGTCGGTTCCTGCGGTCGAGATTTACAGGCCACCAGCTGCTAGAAGAGCCAGGAATGAACTCCACATGAGTACAGACCAAGCCCAAGTACAGTCGAGTACGGATTCGTCTTCTACTGCAAA GTCTACGCGCCAGAAGAGGCCTGATCGCGCAGTCTACGTTCCAAGGCATCGTAGAAGTTTGGATACCGAAGGAAGCCCTCAGCCTGTGGAGTCCTCTCGCACGAGTCGTACGGTTAAGGAGAGTTCGACTTCGTCCTCTGCTTCTCACGGGCAACCAAAGACGAATTTAAACCTCAAAGAACCAGACTCTGGTCTGCAGACGAGTGTGGATAGCGCGAAAAAGAAATCCAATACATGCATTGATAAATGTCAGGATAACTTGGACAGTCTTCACGAAGATACTCTTCATACAGATTCGAAGGATACGATTTCTGTGAACGTGCCTGTTGCGGAAACATGTAACGAAGAGAAATCTGAACAGTTGAACAGCATCAACGAGGATGTGCCAAACGAATCTGACTGTTACACTGGCTCCGGTATAGAGTACGAAAGAACCGATGCATTTCAATCGCAGACTGTTAAAGAGGAAGAAATGTCTAATGATTCTAGTGAAAATAAGAATAGTTTAGTTTCGGTCGAAACGTATGTAcataacgaaattaatattaacgaagaAGTAGAAAGGTCTGATAATTATAAAGATAATGTTGTTATAATATCAACGTCAAATAATAACAAGATAAACGAGGAACTCTCGAATAACGatgaaataacgaataaaaagaacacaGAAATGATACACAGTAATATGGTATCCGacgtattaattatatcgGATGTTGTAAAAAAGGAACCACAGTCCGTTGTTAAGGAAGTCGTTCCTGTTTCTGTAACACCGCCagagaagaaagtaaaaaagatcgaaaggCAAAAGAGCAAACCAGCACCTCCGCCTTCTCCTcccgttaaaaaaataaatagggACGAATGCGACTGGGATAGTTTATTCGACGACAACGGCGACTGCTTAGATCCAACCCTTATAGAAGAG TTATCTTCCGCAGTGGGTGACGTTGTAATAGAGCAACCGAAAAGCGATTACAAGTCGTACACCAAACACATCGAAGTATCCAGCGACGAGTTCGCTCATGTTGTCGAGATATACAACTTCCCATCGGAATTTAAAACCAGCGACTTAGCAACCGTTTTCAGTTCGTTCAAGAATGGCGGTTTCGAGCTAAAGTGGGTAGACGACACGCATTGTCTTGGAGTCTTCAGTAGCCCCCTTGTTG CTGCCGAGGTATTGGCGTCTGATCATCCGTTCGTGAAAACAAGGCCACTGAGCGAGGCCACAGCCTTGAGCAAAACGAAAGCAAGGAGAAGCGCGGAATTTTTGCAGCCTTACAGAAGTCGTCCGGAAACTTGCGCGGCATTGGCTAGACGATTGGTCACGGGTGCTTTGGGCGTGAAATTGGCCACCGCTAGACAAGAACGGGAACACGAGAAGAATGTACTGCGCGAAGCTAAAG agaaACGTCGATTAGCCAATAAACAACGAGATGACGTTTGGGAGGGCATAATTCCTGAAAAGTAG
- the LOC128874920 gene encoding uncharacterized protein LOC128874920 isoform X1 has translation MSLQDSLFSEEVEYDVTLFSRDKKRKRVLVFPPVNNYRRYIIHQLVQDRFDDLRTFSIGQGSARRTVVCYKSDVIRDPKLNGVQCKPNAKVIDTLLEMGVEGRRSPSASPERVRVQRQVKSVPAVEIYRPPAARRARNELHMSTDQAQVQSSTDSSSTAKSTRQKRPDRAVYVPRHRRSLDTEGSPQPVESSRTSRTVKESSTSSSASHGQPKTNLNLKEPDSGLQTSVDSAKKKSNTCIDKCQDNLDSLHEDTLHTDSKDTISVNVPVAETCNEEKSEQLNSINEDVPNESDCYTGSGIEYERTDAFQSQTVKEEEMSNDSSENKNSLVSVETYVHNEININEEVERSDNYKDNVVIISTSNNNKINEELSNNDEITNKKNTEMIHSNMVSDVLIISDVVKKEPQSVVKEVVPVSVTPPEKKVKKIERQKSKPAPPPSPPVKKINRDECDWDSLFDDNGDCLDPTLIEELSSAVGDVVIEQPKSDYKSYTKHIEVSSDEFAHVVEIYNFPSEFKTSDLATVFSSFKNGGFELKWVDDTHCLGVFSSPLVAAEVLASDHPFVKTRPLSEATALSKTKARRSAEFLQPYRSRPETCAALARRLVTGALGVKLATARQEREHEKNVLREAKEKRRLANKQRDDVWEGIIPEK, from the exons ATGAGCTTGCAGGATAGCCTGTTTTCCGAAGAGGTGGAGTACGACGTGACTCTGTTTTCAAGGGACAAAAAACGGAAAAG GGTACTCGTCTTTCCACCTGTAAACAACTATCGGAGGTACATCATACACCAGCTGGTGCAGGATCGTTTCGACGATCTGCGCACGTTCTCCATTGGCCAGGGATCGGCCAGACGTACCGTCGTGTGCTACAAAAGTGACGTGATAAG GGATCCCAAATTGAATGGTGTGCAGTGTAAACCGAACGCGAAAGTCATTGATACGCTGTTGGAGATGGGCGTTGAAGGAAGGCGGTCGCCCTCCGCTTCGCCAGAACGTGTACGAGTTCAAAGACAAG TAAAGTCGGTTCCTGCGGTCGAGATTTACAGGCCACCAGCTGCTAGAAGAGCCAGGAATGAACTCCACATGAGTACAGACCAAGCCCAAGTACAGTCGAGTACGGATTCGTCTTCTACTGCAAA GTCTACGCGCCAGAAGAGGCCTGATCGCGCAGTCTACGTTCCAAGGCATCGTAGAAGTTTGGATACCGAAGGAAGCCCTCAGCCTGTGGAGTCCTCTCGCACGAGTCGTACGGTTAAGGAGAGTTCGACTTCGTCCTCTGCTTCTCACGGGCAACCAAAGACGAATTTAAACCTCAAAGAACCAGACTCTGGTCTGCAGACGAGTGTGGATAGCGCGAAAAAGAAATCCAATACATGCATTGATAAATGTCAGGATAACTTGGACAGTCTTCACGAAGATACTCTTCATACAGATTCGAAGGATACGATTTCTGTGAACGTGCCTGTTGCGGAAACATGTAACGAAGAGAAATCTGAACAGTTGAACAGCATCAACGAGGATGTGCCAAACGAATCTGACTGTTACACTGGCTCCGGTATAGAGTACGAAAGAACCGATGCATTTCAATCGCAGACTGTTAAAGAGGAAGAAATGTCTAATGATTCTAGTGAAAATAAGAATAGTTTAGTTTCGGTCGAAACGTATGTAcataacgaaattaatattaacgaagaAGTAGAAAGGTCTGATAATTATAAAGATAATGTTGTTATAATATCAACGTCAAATAATAACAAGATAAACGAGGAACTCTCGAATAACGatgaaataacgaataaaaagaacacaGAAATGATACACAGTAATATGGTATCCGacgtattaattatatcgGATGTTGTAAAAAAGGAACCACAGTCCGTTGTTAAGGAAGTCGTTCCTGTTTCTGTAACACCGCCagagaagaaagtaaaaaagatcgaaaggCAAAAGAGCAAACCAGCACCTCCGCCTTCTCCTcccgttaaaaaaataaatagggACGAATGCGACTGGGATAGTTTATTCGACGACAACGGCGACTGCTTAGATCCAACCCTTATAGAAGAG TTATCTTCCGCAGTGGGTGACGTTGTAATAGAGCAACCGAAAAGCGATTACAAGTCGTACACCAAACACATCGAAGTATCCAGCGACGAGTTCGCTCATGTTGTCGAGATATACAACTTCCCATCGGAATTTAAAACCAGCGACTTAGCAACCGTTTTCAGTTCGTTCAAGAATGGCGGTTTCGAGCTAAAGTGGGTAGACGACACGCATTGTCTTGGAGTCTTCAGTAGCCCCCTTGTTG CTGCCGAGGTATTGGCGTCTGATCATCCGTTCGTGAAAACAAGGCCACTGAGCGAGGCCACAGCCTTGAGCAAAACGAAAGCAAGGAGAAGCGCGGAATTTTTGCAGCCTTACAGAAGTCGTCCGGAAACTTGCGCGGCATTGGCTAGACGATTGGTCACGGGTGCTTTGGGCGTGAAATTGGCCACCGCTAGACAAGAACGGGAACACGAGAAGAATGTACTGCGCGAAGCTAAAG agaaACGTCGATTAGCCAATAAACAACGAGATGACGTTTGGGAGGGCATAATTCCTGAAAAGTAG
- the LOC128874920 gene encoding uncharacterized protein LOC128874920 isoform X3 has protein sequence MDPKLNGVQCKPNAKVIDTLLEMGVEGRRSPSASPERVRVQRQVKSVPAVEIYRPPAARRARNELHMSTDQAQVQSSTDSSSTAKSTRQKRPDRAVYVPRHRRSLDTEGSPQPVESSRTSRTVKESSTSSSASHGQPKTNLNLKEPDSGLQTSVDSAKKKSNTCIDKCQDNLDSLHEDTLHTDSKDTISVNVPVAETCNEEKSEQLNSINEDVPNESDCYTGSGIEYERTDAFQSQTVKEEEMSNDSSENKNSLVSVETYVHNEININEEVERSDNYKDNVVIISTSNNNKINEELSNNDEITNKKNTEMIHSNMVSDVLIISDVVKKEPQSVVKEVVPVSVTPPEKKVKKIERQKSKPAPPPSPPVKKINRDECDWDSLFDDNGDCLDPTLIEELSSAVGDVVIEQPKSDYKSYTKHIEVSSDEFAHVVEIYNFPSEFKTSDLATVFSSFKNGGFELKWVDDTHCLGVFSSPLVAAEVLASDHPFVKTRPLSEATALSKTKARRSAEFLQPYRSRPETCAALARRLVTGALGVKLATARQEREHEKNVLREAKEKRRLANKQRDDVWEGIIPEK, from the exons AT GGATCCCAAATTGAATGGTGTGCAGTGTAAACCGAACGCGAAAGTCATTGATACGCTGTTGGAGATGGGCGTTGAAGGAAGGCGGTCGCCCTCCGCTTCGCCAGAACGTGTACGAGTTCAAAGACAAG TAAAGTCGGTTCCTGCGGTCGAGATTTACAGGCCACCAGCTGCTAGAAGAGCCAGGAATGAACTCCACATGAGTACAGACCAAGCCCAAGTACAGTCGAGTACGGATTCGTCTTCTACTGCAAA GTCTACGCGCCAGAAGAGGCCTGATCGCGCAGTCTACGTTCCAAGGCATCGTAGAAGTTTGGATACCGAAGGAAGCCCTCAGCCTGTGGAGTCCTCTCGCACGAGTCGTACGGTTAAGGAGAGTTCGACTTCGTCCTCTGCTTCTCACGGGCAACCAAAGACGAATTTAAACCTCAAAGAACCAGACTCTGGTCTGCAGACGAGTGTGGATAGCGCGAAAAAGAAATCCAATACATGCATTGATAAATGTCAGGATAACTTGGACAGTCTTCACGAAGATACTCTTCATACAGATTCGAAGGATACGATTTCTGTGAACGTGCCTGTTGCGGAAACATGTAACGAAGAGAAATCTGAACAGTTGAACAGCATCAACGAGGATGTGCCAAACGAATCTGACTGTTACACTGGCTCCGGTATAGAGTACGAAAGAACCGATGCATTTCAATCGCAGACTGTTAAAGAGGAAGAAATGTCTAATGATTCTAGTGAAAATAAGAATAGTTTAGTTTCGGTCGAAACGTATGTAcataacgaaattaatattaacgaagaAGTAGAAAGGTCTGATAATTATAAAGATAATGTTGTTATAATATCAACGTCAAATAATAACAAGATAAACGAGGAACTCTCGAATAACGatgaaataacgaataaaaagaacacaGAAATGATACACAGTAATATGGTATCCGacgtattaattatatcgGATGTTGTAAAAAAGGAACCACAGTCCGTTGTTAAGGAAGTCGTTCCTGTTTCTGTAACACCGCCagagaagaaagtaaaaaagatcgaaaggCAAAAGAGCAAACCAGCACCTCCGCCTTCTCCTcccgttaaaaaaataaatagggACGAATGCGACTGGGATAGTTTATTCGACGACAACGGCGACTGCTTAGATCCAACCCTTATAGAAGAG TTATCTTCCGCAGTGGGTGACGTTGTAATAGAGCAACCGAAAAGCGATTACAAGTCGTACACCAAACACATCGAAGTATCCAGCGACGAGTTCGCTCATGTTGTCGAGATATACAACTTCCCATCGGAATTTAAAACCAGCGACTTAGCAACCGTTTTCAGTTCGTTCAAGAATGGCGGTTTCGAGCTAAAGTGGGTAGACGACACGCATTGTCTTGGAGTCTTCAGTAGCCCCCTTGTTG CTGCCGAGGTATTGGCGTCTGATCATCCGTTCGTGAAAACAAGGCCACTGAGCGAGGCCACAGCCTTGAGCAAAACGAAAGCAAGGAGAAGCGCGGAATTTTTGCAGCCTTACAGAAGTCGTCCGGAAACTTGCGCGGCATTGGCTAGACGATTGGTCACGGGTGCTTTGGGCGTGAAATTGGCCACCGCTAGACAAGAACGGGAACACGAGAAGAATGTACTGCGCGAAGCTAAAG agaaACGTCGATTAGCCAATAAACAACGAGATGACGTTTGGGAGGGCATAATTCCTGAAAAGTAG
- the LOC128874658 gene encoding polycomb group RING finger protein 3, whose product MVITSAMERRIKLKTLNSHITCKICRGYLIDATTVTECLHTFCKSCLVKHLEEKHTCPTCQIVIHQSHPLQYISFDRTMQDIVYKLVPDLQENEIKREREFYRARGLPCPKDVLPNAGEVEEEKSGADTHAESDYHRADEQVNVCLECVNTNLKTLKRRFIRCSAQATITHLKKFIAKKVLNGMEKYRDIDILCNDELLGKDHTLKFVYVTRWRFRDPPLRLQYRPRIDI is encoded by the exons ATGGTGATTACCAGTGCCATGGAGAGAAgaatcaaattgaaaacacTGAATAGTCACATAACGTGCAAGATATGCAGAGGCTATTTGATAGATGCCACCACTGTTACCGAATGCTTACACACATTTTGCAAAAGCTGCCTAGTGAAACATTTGGAGGAGAAACATACCTGTCCGACATGCCAAATAGTGATACATCAGTCGCACCCCCTTCAGTACATAAGCTTCGACAGAACTATGCAAGATATCGTATACAAATTAGTTCCTGATCTACAAGAGA atgAAATTAAAAGGGAAAGGGAATTTTACAGAGCACGAGGTTTACCTTGTCCAAAGGATGTTCTACCAAATGCCGGGGaagtcgaagaagaaaaatcagGAGCAGATACGCATGCAGAATCTGACTACCATCGTGCAGACGAACAg gtTAACGTCTGTTTGGAGTgtgtaaatacaaatttaaagaCTTTGAAAAGAAGATTCATTAGGTGCTCTGCCCAAGCGACTATTACGcatttgaaaaagtttattgCCAAGAAAGTCCTAAACGGGATGGAAAAATATCGAGAT ATTGATATTTTGTGCAATGACGAACTCTTAGGTAAGGACCAtacgttaaaatttgtttatgtaaCAAGATGGAGGTTCCGGGACCCACCTTTGAGGCTACAATATAGACCACGAATAGACATTTAA
- the LOC128874950 gene encoding fibroblast growth factor receptor homolog 1-like has translation MAIAKCLIVGVFLILQIDRTTQGQLVRLDLNHHPDVVVVPVGEKLTLRCSSNSNGDTTWYKDDEIFRPSTPRIRLMKQSLRFKYVAPEDASLYGCRVESNTTIEWRNVTIRIDSLQNDGYQHEVDKLGSTLGAHRAEEETNELEIEARNLPETRSLHLESDAADNDADNEKSDNETAGEHNNTAPDGAPSFNKSIEMPNVVVKPAGNMLRLRCPSLGNPRPNITWLKNNEEPKRMLGTYLVSKWTFRVEDLVPEDSGNYTCVVCNYLGCINRTTKVEIVESVKHRPILTRAPRNATVLIGTNATMTCEVLSDAHRHLEWYHGYHTSFDTVNKTNHSFRVEVKDGRDVPNPEVLELYNVTEKDEGWYTCIAQNTLGETFSSAYLRVVESLEDPRVPIPAKPQILVNVLAAVLFIFFAVGVVVVIYIFHRLKREKMKKLLAIETARAAVVTQWTKKVIVEKQNLVNAQNVQEPLLMPVVKIEKQKSTVAAEDSNGGSISEYELPVDSAWELPREHLSLGNTLGEGAFGKVIRAQTNTGKPGIPSVVAVKMLKEGHTDAEMMDLVSEMEMMKMIGKHVNIINLLGACTQGGPLYVVVEFAPHGNLRDFLRDHRPSSGYEPTIGQEPKEKKTLTQKDLVSFAYQVARGMEYLASRRCIHRDLAARNVLVSDEYVLKIADFGLARDIHCHDYYRKTTDGRLPVKWMAPEALFHRVYTTQSDVWSYGILLWEIMTLGGTPYPSVPSVEKLFQLLRTGHRMEKPPCCSIEIYMLMRDCWSYQPNERPMFGELVEDLDRILTITANEEYLDLGLPQLDTPPSSQESSDASDDEGEEKFPYLL, from the exons ATCTGAATCATCATCCCGACGTCGTGGTGGTGCCGGTCGGTGAGAAGCTCACCTTGCGATGCTCGTCAAACTCCAACGGAGATACGACCTGGTACAAGGACGACGAAATATTCCGGCCGTCAACGCCCAGAATACGGCTGATGAAGCAGTCCCTGAGGTTCAAGTATGTCGCACCCGAAGACGCGAGCCTGTACGGTTGTCGCGTCGAATCGAACACGACCATAGAATGGAGGAACGTGACGATACGAATCGACTCGTTGCAAAACGACGGCTACCAGCACGAGGTCGACAAACTGGGAAGTACCCTTGGTGCTCATCGAGCCgaggaagaaacgaacgaactgGAAATCGAAGCCAGAA ATTTGCCAGAGACCCGATCGCTGCACTTGGAGAGCGACGCCGCGGACAACGACGCCGACAACGAAAAGAGCGACAACGAAACAGCTGGCGAGCACAACAACACGGCCCCGGACGGAGCTCCCTCGTTCAACAAGAGCATCGAGATGCCAAACGTGGTCGTGAAACCGGCAGGGAACATGCTGCGCCTGAGGTGTCCCAGTCTTGGCAATCCAAGGCCGAACATCACCTGGCTGAAGAACAACGAGGAGCCGAAAAGAATGCTCGGGACGTACCTCGTCAGCAAGTGGACCTTCAGAGTGGAGGATCTCGTGCCCGAAGACAGCGGGAATTACACCTGCGTGGTGTGCAATTACTTGGGTTGCATCAATCGCACCACCAAGGTCGAGATCGTCG AGAGCGTGAAACACCGACCGATACTGACCAGAGCGCCGAGAAACGCCACCGTCCTGATCGGAACCAACGCAACGATGACCTGCGAGGTGCTCTCGGACGCGCATCGTCACCTCGAATGGTATCACGGTTATCACACTTCTTTCGACACTGTCAACAAAACCAATCACAGTTTCCGGGTGGAGGTCAAG GATGGCAGGGACGTGCCCAATCCAGAGGTGCTGGAATTATACAACGTGACCGAGAAGGACGAGGGATGGTACACCTGCATCGCCCAGAACACCCTGGGTGAAACGTTCAGCAGCGCCTATCTTCGAGTGGTAGAAT CTCTGGAGGATCCCAGGGTGCCGATTCCAGCGAAGCCACAGATCCTGGTGAACGTTTTGGCCGCGGTGCTGTTCATCTTCTTCGCCGTGGGCGTGGTGGTGGTCATCTACATCTTCCATCGGCTGAAGCGGGAGAAGATGAAGAAGCTGCTGGCGATCGAGACCGCGAGGGCCGCGGTAGTGACGCAATGGACGAAGAAGGTGATCGTCGAGAAGCAGAACCTGGTGAACGCGCAGAACGTGCAGGAACCGTTGCTGATGCCCGTGGTGAAGATCGAGAAGCAAAAGTCGACCGTGGCGGCGGAGGACAGCAACGGTGGGAGCATATCCGAGTACGAGCTTCCCGTGGACAGCGCCTGGGAGCTGCCCAGGGAGCATTTGTCTCTCGGGAATACCCTGGGCGAAGGGGCGTTCGGCAAAGTCATCAGGGCGCAGACCAACACTGGGAAACCTGGAATTCCCAGCGTGGTGGCGGTGAAGATGTTGAAAG AGGGTCACACGGACGCGGAGATGATGGACTTGGTGTCCGAAATGGAGATGATGAAGATGATTGGCAAGCACGTGAACATTATCAACCTCTTGGGCGCCTGTACTCAAGGTGGACCTCTTTATGTTGTTGTGGAGTTTGCTCCGCATGGAAATCTGAGGGATTTCCTTCGAGACCACAGACCATCATCCGGATACGAGCCAACGATTGGCCAGGAGCCCAAGGAGAAAAAGACCCTGACGCAGAAGGATCTGGTGTCGTTCGCGTACCAAGTGGCCAGGGGGATGGAGTACTTGGCGAGCAGAAGATGCATCCACAGGGATCTGGCCGCCAGGAACGTGCTCGTCAGCGACGAATACGTCCTGAAAATCGCTGACTTCGGTCTTGCCAGGGACATTCACTGCCACGACTACTACAGGAAAACCACAGACGGACGACTGCCTGTTAAGTGGATGGCGCCTGAGGCTCTGTTCCATCGGGTGTACACCACTCAGTCCGACGT ATGGTCGTACGGAATTCTGTTGTGGGAGATCATGACACTGGGTGGCACGCCCTATCCATCCGTACCATCCGTGGAGAAGTTGTTCCAGTTGCTGAGAACTGGTCATCGAATGGAAAAGCCACCGTGTTGCTCCATCGAAAT ATACATGCTGATGAGGGACTGCTGGAGCTATCAGCCTAACGAGAGGCCGATGTTCGGGGAGCTGGTCGAAGATCTTGATAGGATACTAACGATCACTGCGAACGAG GAATACCTGGACCTCGGTCTTCCTCAGCTGGACACACCGCCGTCCAGCCAGGAGTCTAGCGACGCGTCTGACGACGAGGGCGAGGAGAAGTTCCCTTACTTGCTGTGA